Proteins from one Corynebacterium epidermidicanis genomic window:
- a CDS encoding general stress protein, translating to MGRTPVEENPRPLPTGWPVGSFGTYAEAQAAVDMLSDTGNFPVEKLTIVGVNLMEVERVIGRLSWGRVLAGGAVSGAWMGVFFGLLLGMFNQSWLGPLLAGVLMGVFFGMVSAAVPYAGSRGRRDFSSTTQIVAGRYDVLCDPEYARGARDAIARARLA from the coding sequence ATGGGTAGGACCCCGGTTGAGGAGAATCCACGCCCCCTTCCCACGGGCTGGCCGGTGGGGAGTTTCGGCACCTACGCTGAGGCGCAGGCGGCTGTTGACATGCTCAGCGACACGGGCAATTTCCCCGTGGAAAAGCTCACTATCGTGGGGGTGAACTTGATGGAAGTAGAGCGAGTAATCGGTCGATTGTCCTGGGGTAGAGTCCTGGCCGGAGGTGCTGTGTCCGGTGCGTGGATGGGCGTATTCTTTGGCCTGCTACTCGGAATGTTTAACCAGTCCTGGCTCGGCCCTTTGCTAGCCGGTGTGCTGATGGGTGTGTTCTTCGGGATGGTTTCTGCCGCTGTGCCGTACGCCGGGAGCCGCGGGCGACGCGATTTCAGCTCGACCACCCAAATCGTTGCTGGGCGTTACGACGTCCTATGCGATCCCGAGTACGCCCGTGGCGCGCGGGATGCGATCGCCCGAGCACGCTTGGCTTAA
- the corA gene encoding magnesium/cobalt transporter CorA, which translates to MASNSRNFPRPKISLSPSKVVAKASPKPANSATKLRVPVERAIERCVIYRDGHPVRGSYGYREALEEVRRTGSGYVWLGLYEPDQHQMVSISEAYDVHELIVEDAVSARQRPKVERYDDQFFFVIRSVKYTDDAIVNNAREIIETGEVQMIVGKDFIITVRHGEQSTIPGLKRRLESDPEQCAMGPTAVSWLISDVLVDEYLRISSLLSTDIDELENEVFSPGTRFDIEQIYRLKREILEMRHAIDPLALALRTLTNAHNDLLSEEISSYFLDVLDHELAAADHVASHDERLTSLINAGVAKVSMQQNADMRRLSALVGMAAVPTMIAGIYGMNFENMPELSWQYGYFAVLGVMLASIVAMYWFFKKNNWL; encoded by the coding sequence ATGGCAAGCAATTCGCGTAATTTTCCTCGCCCAAAGATTTCATTGTCGCCGAGCAAGGTGGTCGCCAAGGCGTCGCCAAAGCCAGCCAATTCCGCAACCAAGTTGCGTGTTCCCGTCGAGCGTGCGATCGAGCGCTGCGTGATTTACCGGGATGGCCATCCTGTTCGCGGCTCTTATGGCTATCGGGAGGCGCTGGAGGAGGTGCGTCGCACTGGCAGTGGCTATGTGTGGCTGGGTCTGTATGAGCCTGATCAGCACCAGATGGTGAGCATTTCGGAAGCCTATGACGTCCACGAACTCATTGTTGAGGACGCGGTGTCCGCACGCCAGCGCCCCAAAGTGGAGCGTTACGACGACCAGTTTTTCTTCGTCATCCGTAGCGTGAAGTACACCGACGACGCGATCGTCAACAATGCGCGCGAGATCATCGAGACCGGCGAAGTCCAAATGATCGTTGGCAAAGACTTCATCATTACCGTCCGCCACGGCGAGCAAAGCACCATTCCAGGCCTGAAACGTCGCCTCGAGTCCGACCCTGAGCAGTGCGCAATGGGCCCCACCGCGGTGTCTTGGCTGATTTCCGACGTGCTTGTCGACGAGTACCTGCGCATCAGTAGCTTGCTGTCCACCGATATTGACGAGCTCGAAAACGAAGTGTTCTCCCCCGGCACCCGGTTCGACATCGAGCAGATCTATCGCCTCAAGCGCGAGATCCTAGAAATGCGCCATGCCATCGATCCGCTCGCTTTGGCGTTGCGAACCCTGACCAACGCCCACAATGACCTGCTGAGCGAGGAGATCTCCAGCTACTTCCTGGACGTCCTCGATCACGAGCTAGCGGCGGCAGACCACGTGGCCTCCCACGACGAGCGTCTCACTTCGCTGATCAACGCGGGTGTGGCCAAGGTATCAATGCAGCAAAACGCCGATATGCGTCGGCTTTCTGCTCTCGTCGGTATGGCAGCTGTGCCCACGATGATCGCGGGTATTTATGGCATGAACTTTGAAAACATGCCCGAGTTGTCCTGGCAGTACGGCTATTTCGCCGTGCTTGGCGTGATGCTGGCATCGATCGTGGCCATGTACTGGTTCTTTAAGAAGAACAACTGGCTTTAA